One Thermoanaerobaculia bacterium genomic window, TATCCCCGATGTTGGCATTGCCTTTCAGGTTACTCTCCCGGATCGACCCTTGACCTCGAATGGATCACATCCTTCATCCTGAGATCTGAATCTGTCATAGAAAGAAGAAACGATCCGTCCTATCCGTGTGGTGTGCGCCTCACATAGATGGCATAGTACAGAGGAAGGGAGATAAAAGAGATCAGGATAAATGCAATTCCCCAGAGCGTCTTTTTTTCCACGTGTCGATCTGCCAGGTCCAGAAGCAGAATCACGAGAAAGCCGAGCGTGGAAATAACGAGAAGAATCCAGAGAATCGGAAGAAGATTGACAACGGTCACCAGGATTTCTGCAAACTGATTTCGGGAGAGCTCTCCTGAGAGAAGGAGCAGGAGCAGAACAAAGAATGAGATCGAGAGTATGGCATAACACCCCACCAGGACATCGCGGATAAGCCGCGGGAACCCATCCATGCATCCATTATACACTCATTGAATTTTAAAAATTCGATTCTCCTACTCTTCATCCTCACGTCTGAGCCCATATTTGTGAATCTTCGCGTAAAGGGTACTGCGATCGATCCCCAGAAGCCGGGCACACTGCGAAATATTATGATCATATCTGGAGAGAATATCCATAATGTGGGACCGCTCCATTTCTTCCAGGGAGAGAGGATGGGATTCATCCTGTAGAGGTCCCTCACTCTCTCCTCTCACCCTTGCGGGCAGGTCCTCCGGCCTGATCATATCCCCTCCGCAGAGGATCATGGCATGCTCGACGGCCCCCTGGAGCTCCCGCACATTTCCGGGATAGTCATATTCGGTCAACGTTTTCATGGCTTCCGGGTGAATTCGAATTCCGGAGTCAAGCCCCATTTCCTTGCTGAAAACGCCAAGGAAATGGTGCACCAGGAAGGGAATATCCTCCTTTCGATTCCGGAGCGGTGGAATGGTCAACGTGATCACGTTAAGCCGGTAAAAGAGATCGTCCCGAAAGGCTCCTTCATGGACGAGGTGTTCAATATCACGGTTCGTGGCACTGATGATACGGACATCCACTCGAAGGGTCCGGGTCCCCCCCAATCGTGTAAATTCCTTTTCCTGAAGGACCCTCAGCAAATCCAGCTGGAGCTTGGGGGAGATATCTCCGATTTCATCAAGGAACAGTGTTCCGTGGTCAGCCAGCTCAAACTTTCCCTTCCGGGCTTCCCGGGCATCGGTAAAGGCACCTTTTTCATGGCCAAAGATTTCATCTTCAAGAAGTGTTTCACTCAGTGCGGCACACGATACCGGAACAAAGGGATAGCTTTGTCTCGGGCTCTCCTCGTGGATGGCCCGGGCTAGCAATTCTTTTCCCGTCCCGCTTTCTCCCAGAATCAGGACCGTGGTCCGGCTTCGGGCCACCCTTCTGGCCATCTCAAAGAGGCGGAGCATCGATTCGCTCCGCGACATAAGAGCATGAAAGGAAGCTCGTCCGGTCATTCTTGATTTAAGGAGGGCGTTTTCCTTGAGAATCGAAAGGTGCGCTCCCAACCGTTCAACCGCGAGACTGACTTCATCGGGATTAAAGGGTTTCACAATGTAATCATAGGCACCCTGTTTCATCGCCTCGACGGCAGAATGTACCGTTGCATGCGCGGTCAGGATCAGGCAAAGGGTGTCCGGTGAAATCCGTCGTATTTCCTGGAGTGTTTCTATTCCGTCCATTTCGGGCATTTTCAGATCGATCAGGGCAATATCCACCGGGTTTTCTTCGACCAGCGAAATCGCCTCTCTACCGGATGACGCCCGGAATACGGCGTACCCTTCTCCTTCCAGCCACGAAGCCAGGGATTCACGAACAATGGCCTCGTCGTCCACCAGAAGTATTCGATAGGATGTGACAGAATTCACAGAGTAAATGTATCACATAGTGTATGTTTTTCCTACACGTTTGTTGGATTATCCAACATAATGTGACGATATTCACGTATTATTCATGGCATAGTGGTTGCATATGTATCATGTAAAGAGCCGGTATCAACCGGCAGGCTGCCAGGACATGGCACAGCCTCAACAGCATCTCCTTAGAATTAGCTCCGCACCCGCGGAGCTACTTTTTTTCCTGGCACAGGATCCGGGATAAGAAAAAACGCCCCGCAACTGCGGGGCGTTCGAAATGATGCTGTCGACTGTACGTCAGGATCTCGGGTAGCTCATGAGCGTTTTCATGTAGTTGGCCCGCTCAAAGGCCGTGGGATCAGGACAGGATTGCTGGCTGAGGGCGCCCTTCATCTCTTTCACGGAAGTATATTCGTGATCTTCCATCCACGATGCCAGCTCACCAATCACCGTTCCAATTTGGTCAATTCCCTTCTGAAGAAGAACGGAACAGACCTGAGCGACGTCCGCACCCGCCAGTATCATTCTGGCTGCATCCAGGCCGGTATGGATTCCTGTTGTAGCCGCAAGGGATGTGTCAACTTTTCCACGAAGAATGGCGATCCACCGAAGGGCCAGCCTCCCCTCGAAGGGACTGGAAAGAACGAGATTCGGTTTGACTTCCAGCGTATCGAGGTCGATGTCGGGCTGATAGAACCGGTTAAAGAGGACCAGGCCGTCCGCTCCTGCAGAGGCAAGGTTGTGGGCCATGGCTGCGGGATTGGAAAAGAAGGGACTGAGCTTCATCGCCACAGGGATGGTGATGTGGGTTTTGACGGCCTTCAGGATATCGAGATAGAGCTTTTCGACATCCGAACCTGTTTCGGAAGGATCGGTAGGAAGGTAGTAGACGTTGCACTCCAGAGCATCCGCACCGGCTTCCTCCATCTGCTTCGCATAGTCAATCCACCCCGAAACCGTCGTCCCGTTCAGGCTGGCAATAATGGGAATATCCACCGTTTCCTTTGCACGGCGTATATGTTCCAGGTATTCATGGGGACCGACAAAAAAGTCATCCGGTTCCGGGAAATAGCTCAAGGCTTCCGCGAAA contains:
- a CDS encoding dihydroorotate dehydrogenase-like protein, translating into MVDLRTTYLGLTLKNPVVPSASPLSEDVANIKRMEDFGASAVVMHSLFEEQLSHDAFALHTHLAQGTESFAEALSYFPEPDDFFVGPHEYLEHIRRAKETVDIPIIASLNGTTVSGWIDYAKQMEEAGADALECNVYYLPTDPSETGSDVEKLYLDILKAVKTHITIPVAMKLSPFFSNPAAMAHNLASAGADGLVLFNRFYQPDIDLDTLEVKPNLVLSSPFEGRLALRWIAILRGKVDTSLAATTGIHTGLDAARMILAGADVAQVCSVLLQKGIDQIGTVIGELASWMEDHEYTSVKEMKGALSQQSCPDPTAFERANYMKTLMSYPRS
- a CDS encoding sigma-54 dependent transcriptional regulator gives rise to the protein MNSVTSYRILLVDDEAIVRESLASWLEGEGYAVFRASSGREAISLVEENPVDIALIDLKMPEMDGIETLQEIRRISPDTLCLILTAHATVHSAVEAMKQGAYDYIVKPFNPDEVSLAVERLGAHLSILKENALLKSRMTGRASFHALMSRSESMLRLFEMARRVARSRTTVLILGESGTGKELLARAIHEESPRQSYPFVPVSCAALSETLLEDEIFGHEKGAFTDAREARKGKFELADHGTLFLDEIGDISPKLQLDLLRVLQEKEFTRLGGTRTLRVDVRIISATNRDIEHLVHEGAFRDDLFYRLNVITLTIPPLRNRKEDIPFLVHHFLGVFSKEMGLDSGIRIHPEAMKTLTEYDYPGNVRELQGAVEHAMILCGGDMIRPEDLPARVRGESEGPLQDESHPLSLEEMERSHIMDILSRYDHNISQCARLLGIDRSTLYAKIHKYGLRREDEE